In Mercenaria mercenaria strain notata unplaced genomic scaffold, MADL_Memer_1 contig_2044, whole genome shotgun sequence, the sequence ctctTTATTCTAAAACTGTAAACagggaaaagatattttaataaactaGACAAGAAACACTATTTATATACTCTAGAATTCTAAACACATCTAATATAACTGAAAAAAGGATGAATAGCCAACAGGGAAAGTCGCGttctaaaaatacagcctccccaaacgtataAACCACTCCACATCGTTGACGGAGGCCGAGAGTTTAGAATGCATAACAATCCCCGatggatgaaaatataacaatattgattgaatgtacggggagaccttttacCGCCGttacacggcacaaacaacacaaTTATGAGCATAAAAAcgaggatgaatattcaacagggaaagtcacgttctaaaaacgcagcctcccttaACGTATAAATCACTTCTCATTTTTGACGAAGACCGAGAGTTTAGAATGCATAACAATCACTGattgatgaaaatataacaatattgattgaATGTACAGGTAGagattttacggccgccacacggcacaaacaacacaattgtgagcataaaaacaagaatgaatgtcgaacagggaaagtcacgttctgaaaacgcagcctccccaaacgtttACACATGTTACACGTACAAAAATAAAACGTTTAGTCATACGGAAATGTATAACTATAGTATATTTGTGCAATAGCTATTTCATCCATGGTCTTATCTGTAAATTCTTCTTTTTCCCATAATGGGACTGGAACAGAAAATACAGACTGAACAATCATCTGCACAAAGTCTGCAGCACACCAGATGACGACACGGAAGGAATACCACATCGGACTCCCGTCTTAGGCACTTTTTGCATTTTGTATCGCATTGATCTGAGcctaaaatgatatttaattttaaatactttaaaaaaaatgatgttcttCTAAATGGCAATTCAATAATTAGTacttttgtatttaaaacaaacagcGTGACAATACCGTCATAATTATATCTTCACTACATCATAAAAGATATTggatacaaatacagatattacgCATGGATAGAAGGAGGTGTTATACTGACCATATAGTTCATCCCTTTTCTTTTGAAAGTGTGCCCGCCCACGCCGCTCCTTTGGAACTGTTTGCTCAGCATCTCTACCATGGGGGTTCTTTAACCACATGATAACATTTgaatgtcatgtttgaaaatatttttaaagtcataGAATAATTTAGCTTCTTTTTCTTGTGATTTTTCattatgcaaatatttatttttcttttagcaTACGAAACCTTCCTATAAAATTAGGCGAAGAGATGTTTTAAAGCATGTATACTTATCGTGTAATGTAATTCTATTTGTTAGCTTTATTCCTTTAATATGTTTGTAGCTTTTACCTGATGGAATCTTTGTACATAGAGTTCACCCTTGTTTTCCACGAGATGGTCGCAATAGGGATAAAGGCGTGCATGTTCTTCCCAAGGATCAAGTCCATCGTTCAAGTTGCGGATCTCAAAACGACATTTGTAACAACGGATAATATCACCTCTTCCTGTAATTTCATTATTAACAATTAATATTATTCGGCTAAACTTAAACAGCAACCAGGTCATGGCAAACAAATATCTAATACTGTTGATTCAGATGAATGCACGCTGATGGTGCTAATCGAAAAATAACGTAATGATATTTATCACATGCTTGACGTCGCGGGGGTtcaataaagccattacataaaattgataattaactagtgtaataaagctttgacgtcgacgtcgtttataatataggagacgttggtcaaattgacttgtttatatagtaaaagaaagtagaatttttgatgtttcgacaggaaaagccaacatgtaataaaataatattacatttgtgactttccacattgaatttattaaactcgttgaataaaattgataaaatgctcgacagagcctcgcattttatcattttattcaactcgtttaataacttcaatatgaaaagacacttataggttattaactttgtatgtagatatatgcacaagttctgcagcggtaatattgcgcgactttaggagcgcagtattatccgcgaaagaacgagtgcatttatacacatacaaagttgataacctatttattacatatccactatcaaaggataaatttatatctaaatttattaTTCTGTAACGATAGACAGAAAAAATGCGAAAAtaatttctccgaaaatgcaataaacaaatcaagctgacgcGCATTAATAAATTCCGTGAAAAttacgtcaacttgttgtcgtaACCTGAGCGTGAACGCCATGGATGTCAcacgattctttccattacaacgttaataaaacattccacgtccgatataaaagcgttccacgtcatgatatggaaatatattgcacgatcgcggtccattgaaacccagtGGTAAGTATTTTGAGGTATGTGCTAATCATGCATATCCTCTATGTATACGAACTCTTTTTTACGGAATTTATCTTGAAGTCAATACACAAATATCTACTTTCGGAATTTACGGAAGTTAATATTAAGTTGCACTGTATACACAATATGTTAATTTTCGaattatgaattttataaatgtaACGTTAATTTTACCGGTGTAATAGAAGCCTGCGTTTGCCAACATTTGTGGATCAGCTATTTGACGTTTAGGCCATTGTTTATAGGATCGAAGTCGAGCGCTGTATTCCTCGAATGGCATTGCATCTGCACCCGCTGTGTCATTGTCCCCTCTGGTATCACCATTTTCACACAATCCTCTAGTGCCAGTGTGTAGAAATGTATTCATGGTTTTTGCCCCTGCATTTTGTACATTCAGCTCCCTGTTGTTCATACTCTCTaccttttctttattttcctttgacATACCTGAATCTGGCCTCTCATGTAAAGTTATAAAATCGTTGTTCGTCTCCTCAAAAagtctatcaataaatatatcttCTATCTGAATATCACCAATGCCTGCAGTTATGACATCATTCCCAATTAGAAATTGGCATTCAGGTGAATGCCGTCTATGTTTTTCTTCAGGTATGTCACCCTCATTCCAGCCTCTGTATGTAAATGTGCAAACATGACATTTAACCTCGTCTTGAAATCCCGTATAGTAACACCCTGTTTCACACAGTCTCGTTGGATATGCCTTCGCTGTATGTGGGTAGGATACGAACGAAATATATCGCCCGACTGGAGAATGATATCCTCTACCGTgtacttttaataaataataatgagCGAAGTCAAACTCCATTTTGAACGCATTTTAGTCAATCGATTATTGTCCCAGTTTTAGCGGGTTTCCAACAAGTCATACCATAAATATAAGAACAAATCATTTTATACTACACAAATTTAAGAACGCGTATCTTTACTAATCATATAAACAACTCCTTCTTGCTGAGGTTTAAATGACTTAGCTTTATGCTTTACTGAATTTTTTTggggatgctctgtgcttccgggaaatctacctttaccttaaATCTTTTCACATGCATGCATATGATAAGGCACAGACTGCCTACCAAAATACGACTTTGATAGATGAAAGTTGCTTAATATCGAATAAGGAAATACATATAGCAATTTACTTACAGATTGTgtatactggtccagtgcctaaatccggacacttttaGTGGTTTTATGTCGATAACTTTGCAGTCCGAAACCGCACGtgcatcacatttcaaatgtataattttaggttctcTATAAATCTctttgcataaaaacaaaatcGCATATTACTGATTTCAtcataaacaagagtgccagaatgtcacaatatacgcccgtcacagcaaatttctttactctagcacctgtattaatggaattttaattttgtggttgtttagtaaccattgtaagtcatttgtttttctaagtccacaaaaaaactccttaccaggtagagataccttaacatacacctaaaatttgaaagtaacatctatgttgtaccacagaaaagtggtcttgttttttccctacggtcaattataaaaaagttacaatataagttatttatagtaacaactaagggaagataatcttaaaaaaaaaaaaaaaaaaaaaaaaaaaatgcaagtccacacaaaaatctttaccaggtagagattggtcaaaatacacctcataattggatgtagcatgcatgttgtactacagaaaagtggtctcgattttttccctacgactagtaatgaaaaagttacaatataagctatttatagtaacaacaaagggaagtaattctaaagaagggaactgtgcatgacacttcgtctcatgatggtgtataattgtgccaagttacatcaaattccctccatgcatgaagaagaaatgctttgaacaaagtcattcttgtatctgacctttggcctctaagtgtgaccttgacctttgacctagggacctggttcttgcgcatgacactccgcctcgtggtggtgaacatttgtgcaaagttatagcaaaatccctctatgcatgaagaagaaatgctccggacaaggttttcattcttgtatcctttgacctctaagtgtgaccttgaccttagacctagggacctggttcttgcgcatgacactccgcctcgtggtggtgaacatttgtgccaagttatatcaaaatccccccatgcatgaagaagatatgctccggacaaagttttctttcttgtatcctttgacctctaagtgtgaccttgaccttagacctagggacctggttcttgcgcatgacactccgtcttctgatgatgaacaattgtgccaactttcatcaaaatccctccatgcatgtagaagatatgctccggacaaagtctgtggacgccgcccgcccgcccacccatccaccccataatacgtcccgtttttcaaacgggcgtataaaaagtcgTCAGAagtgggccagtaaaagctgtgaaaatcgaccttcagagtgcttaaatattcggaaaCTATTTCAGTATGAAATGCAACGAATCAGTGcaccaaaaaataacaatgaacacGACCTTGTTTGAAACAATATAGTCAGATTCAGTCCTGTAATATATACAGACATTTCCGTTCGATTAGgttttattacctgttaatcacgtgatcatgtgGACTAGTCTCTAATTTAATGTATAActtccaaatataacaataatataatacgcAATAAAATCTATCTTAGCCCACATGCAGAATATGTTGctgtcgttatactttttgacgcaACTATGCACTATAATGACGCCTCGCCGATTTTATCTtatgaattgcttcccttgtctTCAAAATATTGGCATTATCTTCTCTattgaattaattttatataacagaaataggttaaatttcttaaataaatactgagggtagtacCGCATTGTAAAACACACAATGATAACTTTTAGCGGTGCGGATATTTAAAGgtaattttctctggaaatacttACATTCACACACTGATGTTGACAACTGGTCATCAAAGCGTTCGTCTGCGTCGATCATGTTCATTCCAGTAAAATATCATGATCGTAAAGCGGTTTTTAATGGTGTCCGAGTTATTAAGCACCGTTCGGATTTAGACATTGGACCAGTATAGGGTAGGCAACTATGCGTTATTTCGCCTGGTTCCCATGCAAATGGCCTACGTGAAAAGACGA encodes:
- the LOC123559240 gene encoding inhibitor of apoptosis protein-like, giving the protein MEFDFAHYYLLKVHGRGYHSPVGRYISFVSYPHTAKAYPTRLCETGCYYTGFQDEVKCHVCTFTYRGWNEGDIPEEKHRRHSPECQFLIGNDVITAGIGDIQIEDIFIDRLFEETNNDFITLHERPDSGMSKENKEKVESMNNRELNVQNAGAKTMNTFLHTGTRGLCENGDTRGDNDTAGADAMPFEEYSARLRSYKQWPKRQIADPQMLANAGFYYTGRGDIIRCYKCRFEIRNLNDGLDPWEEHARLYPYCDHLVENKGELYVQRFHQNPHGRDAEQTVPKERRGRAHFQKKRDELYGSDQCDTKCKKCLRRESDVVFLPCRHLVCCRLCADDCSVCIFCSSPIMGKRRIYR